The following proteins come from a genomic window of Astatotilapia calliptera chromosome 11, fAstCal1.2, whole genome shotgun sequence:
- the ltap1 gene encoding protein C1orf43 homolog: MFNDSLPSRINVVLVMAYGSLIFVLLFIFVKRQIMRLAMKSRRGPHVLLGHNAPKELRQEIDAKLNLVQKIHFEPRLLSPDDDRLMQREQSGSCDYLYRMKALDAIRDADFPFRELGGTSTAVTGKRFRTWLLQLRNSHCIFRENQSSVIDTVLDGYNKARHGAEAFGEAEFLKYQEALTKLASIVKSQSSSTLNQHHQSAARDLTGTTEPASTSSPSPTQPTYLSSTMQQRSKRSRHFLELKNFKDNYNTLDSTL; encoded by the exons ATTTTTGTCTTGCTGTTCATCTTTgtcaaaagacaaattatgcGACTTGCCATGAAGTCTCGAAGAGGACCACATGTACTCCTTGGCCACAACGCACCAAAG GAGCTGAGACAAGAAATTGATGCCAAGCTGAACCTGGTCCAGAAAATCCACTTTGAGCCTCGTCTGCTGTCTCCAGATGATGACCGGTTaatgcagagagaacagtctg GTTCCTGTGACTATTTGTATAGAATGAAAGCACTTGATGCCATCAGAGATGCCG ATTTTCCTTTTCGTGAACTTGGAGGAACGTCCACCGCTGTTACTGGAAAAAGATTTCGGACCTGGCTTCTGCAGCTACGAAATTCCCACTGCATATTCAGAGAAAACCAGAGCTCTGTCATCGACACGGTGCTAGATGGCTACAATAAAGCTCGTCATGGGGCAGAG GCTTTTGGTGAAGCAGAATTCTTGAAGTACCAGGAAGCCCTAACAAAACTGGCCTCCAT AGTGAagtctcagagcagcagcacTTTAAATCAGCACCATCAGTCTGCAGCCAGAGACCTGACCGGCACCACAGAACCTGCAAgcacctcctctccctctccgaCCCAACCCACCTACCTCTCATCTACAATGCAGCAGCGCAGCAAGAGGTCCAGACACTTCCTGGAGCTGAAGAACTTCAAAGACAACTACAACACTTTAGACAGTACACTCTGA
- the tuft1a gene encoding tuftelin 1a has protein sequence MNGVTRSLCTFEDIRSQEYGEGCRRLRLTLHDQNQAAARSTEQHRDKPIGRAFALVQPANERTALTSEPVKSTEEQVEIIKVYLEARKKEQQKHQESLKMLSDEVSQIQEVRYCLKTLREQMAAKNKPHTNGWKVGIPFRKSTSSTKPGAKDDGQDVDDEAERSKLREVSKRLYAQMQEAEKKHLEEKERLQAEGSRLREHLSDQEEKLRSTEEANEKKDQRIDELQRLLGGMEQESATLREAIRNREDELRELRKIREEGHKGAERTEQLEKEVAILKEKIHHLDDMLKSQQRKVRHMIEQLQNSRMVIQERDRVIKELEEKVAFLEAENREMHDQVDYFLGGQRSNSYLSSERNAQIVYSKPIKLSTSSNKPLPFIKVIEIKS, from the exons GAGGGGTGTAGGCGGCTGCGGCTCACACTTCACGACCAGAACCAGGCGGCGGCTCGGAGCACAGAGCAGCACAGGGACAAG CCAATCGGACGAGCTTTTGCACTGGTGCAGCCAGCCAACGAGAGGACTGCTTTGACCTCTGAACCAGTCAAATCCACAGAGGAGCAGGTAGAAATCATCAAG GTGTATCTAGAGGCCCGCAAAAAAGAGCAGCAGAAACACCAAGAGAGCCTGAAGATGCTGTCAGATGAAGTTTCACAGATACAGGAG GTGAGATACTGCCTGAAGACTCTGAGGGAGCAGATGGCAGCCAAAAACAAG CCGCACACAAATGGGTGGAAGGTTGGAATCCCCTTCAGAAAGAGCACTTCATCCACTAAACCAGGAGCTAAAGATGACGGGCAG GACGTGGATGACGAAGCAGAGAGAAGCAAGCTGAGAGAAGTCAGTAAGCGCTTGTATGCACAGATGCAGGAAGCAGAAAAGAAACACctggaggagaaagagagactgCAG GCTGAAGGCAGCAGGCTTAGAGAGCATCTGAGTGACCAGGAGGAGAAGCTGAGGAGTACAGAAGAAGCCAATGAGAAGAAAGACCAGCGCATCGATGAGCTTCAGAGGCTGCTGGGAGGAATGGAGCAGGAGAGCGCCACGTTGCGGGAGGCCATCCGCAACCGTGAAGATGAACTGCGGGAACTGCGAAAGATCAGAGAGGAGGGCCACAAAGGGGCGGAAAG gaCTGAGCAGTTGGAGAAGGAGGTGGCCATACTCAAAGAAAAGATCCACCATCTGGATGACATGCTGAAAAGCCAACAGAGGAAAGTCAGACACATGATCGAGCAG CTCCAGAACTCTCGCATGGTGATCCAGGAGCGGGACCGCGTGATCaaagagctggaggagaaaGTGGCATTTTTGGAGGCTGAG aACCGAGAAATGCACGACCAGGTGGACTACTTTCTGGGAGGACAAAGGTCAAATTCCTACCTTTCATCAGAACGCAACGCCCAGATTGTCTACAG CAAACCAATCAAGCTGTCCACCTCATCCAACAAACCGCTTCCTTTCATCAAAGTCATCGAGATCAAGTCATGA